ACAAAATCCAGACACATAGACAAGACCTGGGAATAGCCTCTTACATAGTGATAGTTATTGCTGCTACCTGGAGTATTTGGGACTGAATGATTCAATTTTCAAAGGAATTTCGTCAAACCTGTACAAGTAATTCCTTTGATAAGAATAAAACATGAATCCTATGAAAACTGCACAGAGATGCACAAGCAAGCAGTTACAAATTTTATTTCACTCGAAATTCAGCACTTGTGGTATAATAACTCCAGACATGACAGGACAGTAATCGTGCTCGCCTAGTGCTCTGCACTGACCCTTCGAaattttcaaccaatcaatcttaGTCCAATCCTAGTTACCTTAACTTCCTAAGCGTGAAAAGATCACAGCAGATTCTTCTGAGCAAGTAGAACCCCCGCCGCCGTGCACACGACGatagagagaaggccatccctggaCATCATGCGCTCCTTCCATGTCAAGGGACCAGACACCTGCTTCAGCACTTCCTGGAACTGCTCTTTCGTGTCGTCCAGCGAGCCGGAGTTGTCGATCACTATGTCGGCTTCCGACTTCTTCCAGTCCAACGCAAGCTGGACGTCGATCCTGCCCTGAGCCTGTTCCTGGCCGCAACTGTCTCTTGACATGAGCCTCTCAATCTGTGTTTTGGGATCCACCCATACGACAACCACGGGGTCCGTCCATCGGTCCATCTTTGTCTCAAACAGGAGCGGGATGTCGACGACAATAACCAGGCATCCCTTCACCCAGAGTTTTAGTATCTCCCAGAATATACCGCATGAAATGTGTGGGGCCAGAAGACTGAAAGTAGACGCAATGGAGAAACCAAAATGTCGTCAGGGATCAGAATTGAGGCAAATGTAGGTCAAACAAGAATCCTTAATATTTCAGGGACTATATTCATGAGAAAGTATAAGCATGCAATGAAATGTATGTTGGTCTACCCACTTTGCTTTGGTGTTCTATTTTAGGAATGACATAAACAGTATTGTTAAAGGTAAATCGTGTCACATTTCATCATCCATGTATGAAACACAACTCGATATTTATGCACAGAGTTAACAATGAACTGAATATGCAACCAAAGCATGACATTTTTCTAGAAACCAGAACATGACAAGATGTGAGACCATAAATAGGTGGAACTGTTTCCTGAAAGCAGTATTTATGTAGTAACTGCCATGTACAGTATATAAACTGGATCAAAAATCTATTGGCCAACATCGcaaaaatgaaagaaaaatgtaaCTGCCACGTAAATAAACTGAATAAAAATGTATTGGGCAAACAtaacagaaagaaagaaagaaaatcaaaggcgATTTTTATGCCAGTAGAAGTTGTACCGGTTTAGAAGCTTGCGTTTTTCTGGGTCAGTGAAAACAACCTGACCCAATTGAGCTCTGTCAATTTCTCCATTTTCCAACAGAATGCCATTCCCAAAAGCTTTCACAATCTTCTTCCAACCTCCAGTACCTTTCTGCACTACATTCTGTAAATGCGTGCGCCCGTAATCAGCATAAGGCTCATAACAAAAAGTTTAAAACATGGAAGTCATTTTACACAGCATCTGGGGAGATCTCATAACAGACAATTAGcctaaaatagtactccctccgtcccgaattagttgtcttagatttgtctagatacgtatgtatctagacacgttttagtgctagatacatccgtatatagacaaatctaagacaactaaTTTAGGACGGAGGTAGTAACAAGCATGCAGTTTGAAGCTCAAGTACTAAACCATGAAAACAAAGTGTGCGTAACTCGTCTCAAGGCCCAAAGTATAACATTTGCGTCATACCAGTCATTGTGCTGATATGGTTCCATTTATTTTTGATCCAGGGATATCCCAGCAGTGGTAAGATATTGATGAGAAGTTGAAAACAGATTCAGAGTTCCAGCTAGACAGAGGATGGAGACTTTTGGCCTCAACTGACTCCAATCTACTCCCATGGGGCTGATTGAGCATGGGATTGGGAATTAAAGGCCTTAACTTCCACTATTCCACCCAACGTATTGCCGAGCTTCTGCCAGGCATTGCTATCATGCCGGCTTGTGGCTTCTTATTCGTCTGCATTTTCCTTTCCCTTCTTATCCTAGGATCCCGGATCATGTGGGAGTTTCCTttgtccaacaacaacaacaacaacaacaaagcctttagtcccaaacaagctggggtaggctagaggtgaaacccataagatctcgcaaccaactcatggctctggcacatggatagcaagcttccacgcgcccctgtccatagctagttctttggtgataatcCAATCCTTCGGGtccctcttaacggactcctcccatgtcaaatttggtctaccccgacctctcttaaACATTGTCCGCGGGAGTTTCCTTTGTCCATGGAGACAAAATGAGAACTATTCTCTCGAGGGCTGCCTTTTTAGCTACAGCATACACATGTTACATAGATGAAGGCCATATAGTTCTTCATATTTCATTTGTTTTCAAGAGCTATGATGCATGGCAGCAGGTAATTTAGTGAAGCAAAGAATATATATTATGGTTTGCCATCCTATGATCCTCACCGGCTGACAAAGCAGGGGATATGACTAAATTGGCCATCACCATCACATTCTATTAACTACCGGTTCCATTCCTCGTTACTGGGAATAGTATCAGGGATGAAAAAACTCCCAAGGTAAGACCCGCATATGTCTTTGCCCTCCACAAAGTTGAAACAAATATGTAGTGTTAGCCATCAGTTCCCAGGGAGATGGGAAGGGGAATTAATATCAACGCGATAAAGCGGAAGCAGTTCTCACTGAGCACAATCGGTAAGTTAACTGAAACGAGGGTGAATTTTGTTTTAGCTTGAAAAAAAACATCTTCTTTTTTCATCACAGAAAATTGTGCCTATCCCACTCCACAGATACCTGATGTGGGCAACCTATCCAGACGTAATCAAACTTGTTACAAAAATAAAATTGCCACACTCTGTTCTGGTATAATGCTACCTTAGCTGTGACTGAATTCAAGTAAAACAGCAACAATGCTCACAAATATCGGTACCTCCGTAGACAGAACACAATGGACACATCATGAAAACAAAGTTTTGCACAGTACTGGTACAATCTAACAAGCGATGTATATTTATTTCCGCACGGCCATGTTTGATGCTGGACGCTTACCCGAGCCACGACGTCGGCGTCGACCACCGGGACGCCGGCGGACTTGAAGAGGCCGGAGACGGTGCTCTTCCCCGAGGCGATCCCGCCCGTCAGGCCGACCAGCCGCATCTGAAATCCAGGTCCACCGGAAACGGGCTCACATCGGGGACAGACAGAACAGGAGAAAAAAACTAAATCCGATCGCAGGTCGCCGGAGAGGAACCGAGAGGGGTTGCTCCGGCGTGGCGCCGCGGCAGGGCAGGGTGAGCGGAGGGCGGCGAATCCGGAGGGGGGGAAAAGTCCGCCGCTTGGGACGGCGCTGCGTTTCTTGGGGGAATTACCTTGAGATCTCGAGGCCGAGCGGCGTCCGCGCGTGGTGCGGAAGCAGAGGGACCTCTCCACGCCGCGAGCCTCTCTTCCTCGCCTTGCCGGCGCCGGGTCGCGGGGTcggccgccggacgccgccgccgtcaCGGGTGagtcgtgagagagagagagagagagtcaaaaTAGAGGAGAGGATTTCAACGACGTCGGCCGTATTTACCGATAGTTGTTTTTAAACCTAAAAACATTATTAAAAAACAGAAAGATAATAAAAGAATTTTTCTTAGGTACACACCTCTAGAAAAGTTTAATCTGCATCAAAATTTATAGAGCTTCTATATAAATATTGTCTATATATATCCCGAAAATGCGAGTTTTTGTGTGCAATTAATAGTTGACCAGACTACTACTCAGAATATTTTTTGGATTAGTGATTGTAACAGAAAATTTGTTTGGCTTTGTTTCTCAATGTGTAAATGAATTTACATCTTCTTTATGTATGATAGAGAGGAAAATTCACTGTAGGTCCCCATACTTGTCGCGTTGGCCGCATTTCTCCTCGCATTTGCAAATACCCGAAATACAGTCCTACAACTTGTCTCAGGTGGTCGTCTACGGTCCAAAATACCATTTCCTCTACGTATGCGCTGACTTGGCTGTTGACTGGCTAGTCCACGCGGGCTTTGACCGCTAGCTCAGCTGCACGGGAGAATACAAGGGGGTTTGTTGCAAAAACGATGAATTTGCGTTTATCCCCCCGCCTGGTCGGACCGCGCCCGCACCCACCTGGTCTGACCTGCCCGCACCCACCTGGTCTCGGACCGCGCCCGCACCCACCTGGTCGGACCGCGCCCGCACCGCACCACACCGCACCtgcacctctccctctcctccgCCGTCTCGAACCCTAATAATCACCGTCGCCTGCTCCGCCGCCTGGATCTCTCGTGCAGctgtcgtcgccgccgtcgccgcaggcACCACCGCCGTCGTCGCCAACTAGTGCTGCTACCTCTCGCCGCCGTCACCGCAGGCACCACCACCGTCGCCGCAGGCACCACCGCCTGGATCTGCTCCACCGGCATGTCATCTGTGAGATCCTCCCGCTCTGGTCTGCGTGGCCGCTCTGTTGAGGTGCCACTGGTCGGATGCCCCGATTGTGGCGAACCCGTCAAGTGCTACCGCTCTAGCACCGATGAGCACGATGGTTGGGTTTTCTACAAGTGCACCCACGACAATGTAAGCTTCAGTCTTGCTCTGTTCAATTCATGCACCTGCCCTGTTCAGTAGCCATGCTGCCATGCAGTGATTTGCTTAGAAGTTAACTGAATGTTCAGCAATTCATGTGATTAGAAGTCTTGAATGTGCTCAGTAGCCATGGTTAACTGAATTTTAGTCCTTAACTAAATTTTAGTCTTGAATGTGCAATGGAGTTAACTGAAGAGATCTCTTAACTGAACATTTTTTCATGTTAACTGCACTTTGTCAGTCATTTTCACACATTGCATTGCTTTGGTTGTAGGTCACCTGTGATTTCTGGCGCTGGGAGATGGAATATGTGCAGCATCTGGTTGAAACTAGAGTTCTTGTTGGTAATGCTGTTGTAGAtgcaattggtgcagctgaggacagGATGGAAGATCTTGAGAGGAAGAGGACTGAGTGGATGGCAGGAAGAAACTTAGCTGGAAGGGCCTTGGCTGGAAGAGGCATTGCAGGCAGGGTGAATTTTGGCAGCCCTAGTGAGAAAAACCTTGCTACCAAGCAGCAagttgctatgcttcttggattagGTAGAGAGATCCTTCTAGTGCTAAAGCTTCTTATGGCTAGTGTTGTGGTTCTTTATGTGTTGTCTTTCATCTTCATTATGAAGAAGTGAGATGTTAGTATCTATGGCTGTCTGAGCTGGTGTCTGAGCTGCTGGATATGTATCTATGGCTGTAATGGATATGATGTTATTTTGGCTGTATGGTTGTAATGGATATGATGTATCTATGATGTCAATGTTGAATCTTCCAATTTGTTCAGTGTCAATGTTAACTGCACTTGGTCAGTGTCAATGTTGACTGCACTCGGTCTTAGCTTGATTGATATGGCCAAATTGGAAATCAACTAAACTGAACAAAGATTCAGTTAAATGAGCTTGATTGATATGCCCAAAATGTAACTGAACTTAACTGAACAAGGATTAAGTTAAATGAGTTTGTATGATATGGCCAAAATATAACTGAACTTAAATGAACAAATATTCAGCTAACTGATTGGTCCACAACAATGCACACTGGCACCCTACAACTTGCATTGTATGTTTGCCATTGGTCCACAACCACCAGATCCACCTTTGCTTCCTCCCCCAGCCACAAGTATATCTTCCTCCCCCAGCCACAAGTATATCTTCCTCATTCccattcttctcttcttctcttcttctccagcaccacaaagttcttctcttcttctccagcaccacaaaGGTCCATGGTGTCGTGGGATGATCTCCCTAGCTCTTCTGGAGACGACTCTGTTACCAGCAAGGTTGGTCATCTCCTCCTCATCTCCTACTAGGGTTACGAAAAGCTAGGGTTTTCTCTTGTTTCTTCATTCTGAATCCAAATCTGGATCTGTTTTAGGCTCCTGCCACAATTTTCTGTGAGGAATGGAGAGGCCTGGCCATAGATTTGCCTAGTTTTACATGTCAGCATGGAACTTTGTGTGAGAAGGTTGTGGCATTTGAATCAGTTGATACTGGCAGGAGGTTCCTAACCTGTGCCCAGAAGGTTAGTACAAACTCA
The Triticum dicoccoides isolate Atlit2015 ecotype Zavitan chromosome 3A, WEW_v2.0, whole genome shotgun sequence genome window above contains:
- the LOC119266624 gene encoding dephospho-CoA kinase-like, producing the protein MRLVGLTGGIASGKSTVSGLFKSAGVPVVDADVVARNVVQKGTGGWKKIVKAFGNGILLENGEIDRAQLGQVVFTDPEKRKLLNRLLAPHISCGIFWEILKLWVKGCLVIVVDIPLLFETKMDRWTDPVVVVWVDPKTQIERLMSRDSCGQEQAQGRIDVQLALDWKKSEADIVIDNSGSLDDTKEQFQEVLKQVSGPLTWKERMMSRDGLLSIVVCTAAGVLLAQKNLL